Proteins encoded in a region of the Bernardetia sp. genome:
- a CDS encoding TolC family protein — translation MKPSKIIILLFFLLIQFPVFSQTDSLKKSSLDKIIEIAFSNNELIQNNKLDIESAINQQKGAFSVPKTNISLQYGNVQSSYNRDVMIQVTQNFNPIGSISATKKSFQAQEKSAEAHLNYQKNVLKNQISQLYYKFVFFSQKNLLLQKQDSLWKTVEKVTKAQTQAGQTNKMELLTAQNQRLQLLQQKSINENDLKMAFHDLQKLAQNELSFLEIDNQNQEIYNINKINSEVVISDSSVSNSMITYFEAQTKLAQTQVSVERSKAMPEIHLGYSSPTFDGEVGIYNAFQAGLSVPLIWREYNSKIQVAKIKEIQTQNELAYQKNAISEEKQAILMKLQSLQVILKSYQTQQLPQAEELIKLAQIRYKEGEISVLQLVQIQQQTLQTSLSYLETIENFNSTVAMWEFLNN, via the coding sequence ATGAAACCATCAAAAATAATAATACTTCTATTTTTTCTATTGATTCAGTTTCCTGTTTTTTCACAAACGGATTCCTTAAAAAAATCTTCTTTAGATAAAATAATTGAAATTGCCTTTTCGAATAATGAATTAATTCAAAATAATAAACTAGACATTGAAAGTGCAATCAATCAGCAAAAAGGAGCTTTTTCAGTTCCAAAAACAAATATTTCTCTTCAATATGGAAATGTGCAGAGTAGCTATAATCGTGATGTAATGATTCAAGTTACTCAAAATTTTAACCCTATTGGTTCGATTTCAGCCACTAAAAAATCTTTTCAAGCACAAGAAAAAAGTGCAGAAGCACATCTAAATTATCAAAAAAACGTGCTTAAAAATCAGATTAGTCAGTTGTATTACAAATTTGTCTTTTTTTCTCAAAAAAATCTTCTTCTACAAAAGCAAGATAGTTTGTGGAAAACTGTTGAAAAAGTTACGAAAGCTCAAACACAGGCAGGACAAACCAATAAAATGGAACTTCTGACAGCACAAAATCAGCGTTTGCAATTGCTACAACAAAAGTCTATCAATGAAAATGATTTAAAAATGGCTTTTCATGATTTACAAAAATTAGCTCAAAATGAATTGTCTTTTTTAGAAATAGATAATCAAAATCAAGAAATTTATAATATAAATAAAATCAATTCAGAGGTAGTGATTTCTGATTCTTCTGTTTCTAATTCGATGATTACTTATTTTGAAGCACAAACTAAGTTAGCTCAAACACAAGTTTCTGTCGAACGTAGCAAAGCAATGCCTGAAATACATTTGGGTTACTCTTCTCCTACTTTCGATGGCGAAGTTGGAATTTATAACGCTTTTCAAGCAGGATTGTCTGTACCTTTAATTTGGAGAGAATACAATTCAAAAATTCAAGTTGCCAAAATCAAAGAGATACAAACTCAAAATGAATTAGCTTATCAAAAAAATGCGATTTCGGAAGAAAAACAAGCTATTTTAATGAAATTACAAAGCCTTCAAGTTATTTTGAAAAGTTATCAAACACAACAACTTCCACAAGCTGAAGAGCTTATCAAGTTGGCTCAAATTCGGTACAAAGAAGGAGAAATTTCGGTTTTACAGCTTGTTCAAATTCAACAACAGACATTACAAACTTCACTTTCTTATCTTGAAACCATAGAAAATTTCAACAGCACAGTAGCGATGTGGGAATTTCTCAATAACTAA
- a CDS encoding DUF72 domain-containing protein yields the protein MEFGKLQDISTIDFTLPDDHVETEKFLSKLEPTKKPIIRVAAPVWGTPEWKGSWYPKKAKPSDFLYHYSRQFDSIELNVTHYQIPPAERVLKWKEMTPQGFLFCPKIYKGISHHKQLVDCRELTVDFCDRMALFGNRLGICFLQLPPHFSPQKANVLIDFLENFPSETRLAIEFRHKDWFSSSNEETREAVREVFSVMRRYGFIALMTDVAGRRDVLHMRLTSETMVLRLVGNGLHKTDYERMEDWVEKMDKWIKNGLKEFHFWLHQPDNIKTAEMAVFLIDKLKQKGYSDINPPKKISEGTKDMPSLF from the coding sequence ATGGAATTTGGCAAACTACAAGACATCTCAACTATAGACTTTACATTACCAGACGACCACGTAGAAACTGAAAAATTTTTATCAAAATTAGAGCCCACTAAAAAGCCAATTATTCGTGTGGCTGCGCCAGTTTGGGGAACGCCAGAATGGAAAGGAAGTTGGTATCCAAAGAAAGCTAAACCATCTGATTTTTTGTATCATTATTCCCGTCAGTTTGATTCTATTGAGCTGAATGTTACGCATTATCAAATTCCACCAGCAGAAAGAGTTTTGAAGTGGAAAGAAATGACACCACAAGGGTTTTTATTTTGCCCTAAGATTTATAAAGGCATTAGCCACCACAAACAGCTTGTAGATTGCCGGGAACTAACCGTTGATTTTTGTGATAGAATGGCTCTTTTTGGTAATAGATTAGGAATTTGTTTTTTGCAGCTTCCTCCACACTTTTCACCACAAAAAGCAAACGTTTTGATAGATTTCTTAGAGAATTTTCCTTCTGAAACACGTCTTGCCATAGAGTTTCGTCATAAAGACTGGTTTAGCTCTTCAAACGAGGAAACTAGAGAAGCTGTAAGAGAAGTGTTTTCTGTAATGCGACGTTACGGATTTATTGCACTCATGACAGATGTAGCAGGCAGGCGAGATGTTCTGCACATGAGACTAACTTCCGAAACGATGGTATTGAGATTGGTAGGCAATGGACTTCACAAAACCGACTACGAACGTATGGAAGACTGGGTAGAAAAAATGGATAAGTGGATAAAGAATGGATTAAAAGAATTTCACTTTTGGCTGCATCAACCAGACAATATCAAGACGGCAGAAATGGCTGTTTTCCTCATTGATAAACTCAAACAAAAAGGCTATTCAGATATAAATCCACCTAAAAAAATAAGCGAAGGCACAAAAGATATGCCCTCGCTGTTTTAA
- a CDS encoding efflux RND transporter permease subunit gives MLDNLIGFSIRNKFIVFMGVLALIGWGTYSLLNLPLDAVPDITNNQVQIVTQSPTLAPQEVERFITTPVELSMANLPNVVEVRSVSKYGLSVVTIVFKEETLLLEARQLVSEQLTSISGEIPTHLGVPSLMPITTGLGEVYQYTLKIEDKFAKNYSITDLRTIQDWIVKRQMAGIEGVVEVSSFGGNLKQYEVSVNPSTLQGLGITLNDIYDALAMNNSNGGGSYIEKTHYRYYVRTEGLINSLEEIRQIPIKVRNSKPILIGEIAEVKEGYAPRLGAMTQGGKGEAVGGIVLMLKGANSSEVIHNIEERVKIVQKALPEGVSIVPYLERSDLIGRAIATVTKNLAEGALIVIFVLVLLLGNFRAGFIVASVIPLALMFAFGMMNLFGVSANLMSLGAIDFGLIVDGSVIIVENVVHQLYKKYKGQKLTSQQMDNTVLDSSLQIRQSAAFGEIIILMVYLPILALTGTEGKMFKPMAETVIFAILGAFILSLTYVPMMSAWMLSKNINSKQSLAERISNSIMEAAEKVYQPILEKSLEFGKSVVIIFVLVFGVSVYMFSQMGGEFIPTLEEGDFAMQLTLPAGSSLEESIKTTTAAEQILISNFPNEVRDVVSKIGTAEIPTDPMSIETGDIMILLRPKSEWKTTQDHEELVEKMKIALEILPHAAFEFSQPIQLRFNELITGDKSDIAIRLFGENLDTLYKYGQQIGTLSENIEGVGDVRVEQIVGLPQFVVEYDRQKLAQYGITIDEANRLVETAFAGGYAGTIYEGEKRFDLVVRLSEKDRNKSETLENLFISIPSATNLDAANQDATLQVPLNTLAKINRIEGAAQISRENTQRKLTVGINVRGRDVESLVNELSEKIDAQIKLPTGYLVTYGGQFENLQAAKARLQIAVPVALLMIFALLFITFGSLEQATLIFTAIPLSAIGGVWALHLRDMPFSISAGVGFIALFGVAVLNGIVLIARFNDLKKEENKTAENKNDFSLREQIQTRIIQGTKDRLRPVLMTALTAALGFLPMAISTAAGAEVQKPLATVVIGGLITATVLTLIILPILYGFLEARKK, from the coding sequence ATGTTAGACAACCTCATCGGATTTTCTATCCGTAATAAATTCATTGTCTTTATGGGCGTGTTGGCTCTTATTGGTTGGGGAACGTATTCTCTTCTCAATTTGCCTTTAGATGCCGTTCCAGACATTACTAATAATCAAGTTCAGATTGTTACACAATCTCCCACTTTAGCACCTCAAGAAGTGGAACGTTTTATTACAACACCTGTCGAACTATCTATGGCAAATTTGCCAAATGTAGTTGAGGTGCGTTCGGTTTCAAAATACGGTCTTTCGGTCGTAACCATTGTTTTCAAAGAAGAAACTCTGCTTTTAGAAGCTCGTCAGCTTGTTAGTGAACAACTAACATCTATTTCTGGCGAAATCCCTACTCATTTGGGTGTTCCTTCTTTGATGCCTATTACAACAGGCTTGGGTGAAGTCTATCAATACACACTCAAAATAGAAGACAAATTTGCAAAAAATTATTCTATTACCGACCTAAGAACGATTCAAGATTGGATTGTAAAAAGACAAATGGCAGGTATTGAAGGAGTTGTGGAAGTGAGTTCTTTTGGTGGAAATCTCAAACAGTATGAAGTTTCTGTAAACCCTTCAACATTACAGGGTTTAGGAATTACTTTGAACGATATTTATGATGCTTTGGCGATGAATAATTCCAATGGTGGAGGAAGCTATATCGAAAAAACCCATTATAGATATTATGTCAGAACAGAAGGATTAATCAATTCTTTGGAGGAAATTCGTCAAATTCCTATCAAAGTTAGAAACTCAAAACCTATTCTAATTGGAGAAATAGCAGAAGTAAAAGAAGGTTATGCACCACGTTTAGGCGCAATGACACAAGGAGGAAAAGGCGAAGCTGTCGGTGGAATTGTCTTGATGTTAAAAGGGGCAAACTCTTCCGAAGTTATCCACAACATCGAAGAGCGTGTAAAAATAGTTCAAAAAGCTTTACCCGAAGGAGTTAGTATTGTTCCTTATTTGGAGCGTTCCGATTTGATTGGAAGAGCTATTGCAACGGTTACCAAAAACTTAGCAGAAGGCGCATTGATTGTAATTTTTGTTTTGGTTTTGCTTTTAGGAAATTTTAGAGCTGGTTTTATTGTCGCTTCTGTAATTCCACTAGCATTAATGTTTGCTTTTGGAATGATGAACCTTTTTGGGGTGTCGGCAAACTTAATGAGTTTGGGAGCGATTGATTTTGGTTTGATTGTAGATGGTTCGGTCATTATTGTTGAAAATGTTGTCCATCAATTATACAAAAAATATAAAGGTCAGAAACTGACAAGTCAGCAAATGGATAATACCGTTTTGGACTCTTCTCTACAAATCAGACAGTCAGCAGCCTTTGGAGAAATCATTATTCTAATGGTTTATCTACCCATTTTAGCACTTACAGGAACAGAAGGAAAAATGTTTAAGCCCATGGCAGAAACTGTCATTTTTGCCATTTTGGGAGCATTTATTTTGTCTTTGACCTACGTTCCAATGATGTCTGCTTGGATGTTGTCCAAAAACATAAATTCAAAACAAAGCCTTGCAGAACGAATTTCAAATTCAATTATGGAGGCTGCTGAAAAAGTATATCAACCTATTCTAGAAAAATCATTAGAATTCGGAAAAAGTGTTGTAATTATTTTTGTACTTGTTTTTGGTGTGAGCGTATATATGTTTTCGCAGATGGGAGGTGAGTTTATTCCAACGTTAGAAGAAGGTGATTTTGCGATGCAGCTTACCCTGCCAGCAGGAAGCTCTTTGGAGGAAAGTATCAAAACGACAACAGCAGCCGAACAAATTTTGATAAGCAACTTCCCTAATGAAGTACGTGATGTAGTGTCAAAAATTGGAACTGCCGAAATACCAACTGACCCCATGTCCATCGAAACAGGTGATATTATGATTTTATTACGACCAAAATCAGAATGGAAAACAACACAAGACCATGAAGAGCTAGTTGAAAAGATGAAAATTGCTTTAGAGATTTTGCCTCATGCTGCATTTGAATTTTCACAACCTATTCAGCTTCGTTTTAATGAACTTATTACAGGCGACAAATCAGATATTGCAATTCGTCTTTTTGGAGAAAATTTGGATACGCTTTATAAATATGGACAACAAATAGGTACACTTTCAGAAAATATTGAAGGTGTTGGAGATGTGCGAGTAGAACAGATTGTAGGACTTCCTCAATTTGTTGTTGAGTACGATAGACAAAAATTAGCGCAATATGGAATTACAATCGATGAAGCAAATAGATTGGTTGAAACGGCTTTTGCAGGGGGGTATGCAGGTACGATTTATGAAGGTGAAAAGCGTTTTGATTTGGTAGTGCGTTTATCAGAAAAGGATAGAAACAAGTCTGAAACACTAGAAAATCTATTTATTTCAATTCCTTCAGCTACCAATCTTGATGCTGCTAACCAAGATGCAACTTTACAAGTTCCTTTAAATACACTTGCCAAAATCAATCGAATTGAAGGTGCAGCGCAAATTTCAAGAGAAAACACACAACGAAAATTAACTGTTGGAATCAATGTCAGAGGACGAGACGTAGAATCTTTAGTCAATGAGCTTTCTGAAAAAATTGATGCCCAAATCAAATTACCAACAGGATATTTAGTTACGTATGGAGGACAGTTTGAAAACTTACAAGCTGCAAAAGCTCGTTTACAAATTGCTGTTCCTGTGGCATTGCTTATGATTTTTGCCCTTCTTTTTATCACTTTCGGTTCGCTTGAGCAAGCTACTTTGATTTTTACAGCTATTCCACTTTCTGCCATTGGTGGCGTTTGGGCGTTACATTTGCGTGATATGCCATTCAGTATTTCGGCTGGAGTTGGTTTTATTGCCCTTTTTGGTGTAGCTGTTTTGAATGGAATTGTATTGATTGCTCGTTTTAATGACTTGAAAAAAGAAGAAAATAAGACAGCAGAAAACAAAAACGATTTTTCATTAAGAGAACAAATCCAAACACGAATAATTCAAGGTACAAAAGACCGTCTAAGACCTGTTTTGATGACTGCCCTAACAGCTGCATTAGGTTTTTTACCAATGGCAATTTCGACGGCAGCAGGTGCAGAAGTTCAGAAACCTCTTGCAACCGTTGTGATTGGTGGACTTATTACAGCCACCGTTTTAACACTCATTATTCTTCCTATTTTGTATGGATTTTTAGAGGCAAGGAAAAAATAA
- a CDS encoding LuxR C-terminal-related transcriptional regulator produces the protein MGVLDIQKSLARLNSIEAERKIDDFLGFYHENDKETINLLYLEEKGCQMYGKTLKEIQEAGAEFLADIMHPEDLPRCINLLLEFAAQNDESKTLSYFQRLRIKGQTEYQVYFTCVKLNNKRGIFQSITCPITQVEEFKEEVNTLFDSSNYIEKHLSLYKAFSKREKEVIQLVCQGFEVKEIAEKLFLSPHTITKHKKNIYKKGNFSSSAELIQFALNFNLA, from the coding sequence ATGGGTGTTTTAGATATTCAAAAGTCGCTTGCTCGGCTGAATAGTATAGAAGCAGAAAGAAAAATAGATGATTTTTTGGGTTTTTATCACGAAAATGATAAGGAAACTATCAACTTACTCTACTTAGAAGAAAAAGGTTGTCAGATGTATGGCAAGACTTTGAAAGAAATACAAGAAGCTGGAGCTGAGTTTTTAGCTGATATTATGCATCCAGAAGACTTGCCAAGGTGCATCAATCTCTTATTAGAATTTGCTGCTCAAAACGATGAGAGCAAAACACTTAGCTATTTCCAAAGGCTACGCATAAAAGGACAAACAGAATATCAAGTGTATTTTACCTGTGTAAAACTAAACAACAAGCGAGGAATATTTCAGAGTATTACGTGTCCAATTACACAAGTAGAAGAGTTTAAAGAAGAAGTAAATACGCTTTTTGATTCTTCTAATTATATTGAGAAACACTTATCTCTTTATAAAGCATTTTCAAAACGAGAAAAAGAGGTTATTCAGCTTGTTTGTCAAGGCTTTGAAGTAAAAGAAATTGCTGAAAAACTATTCTTATCTCCTCATACGATTACAAAACACAAGAAAAATATTTATAAGAAAGGTAATTTTTCTTCTAGTGCAGAACTTATACAGTTTGCTCTAAACTTCAACTTAGCTTAA
- a CDS encoding cation transporter, translating into MQKTLFKITKMDCPSEENLIRMKLDSVSSIKSLDFDIPNRELTVFYIEQSPEQNELQRIEKAIFALNLGAQTIHTEHTKQDSFRQNQSQNTAQRKLLWIVLGINFSFFTIEILTGLISQSMGLVADSLDMLADAFVYGISLMAVGKSLLRKQKIAKVAGYFQIALACIGFVEVLRRFFSEETLPDFQTMIIVSLLALFANGICLYLMQKSKSKDEIHIKASLIFTSNDVIINTGVIAAGVLVYCFSSALPDLIIGTIVFVLVVQGAIRILKLSK; encoded by the coding sequence ATGCAAAAGACGCTGTTCAAGATTACAAAAATGGACTGTCCTTCAGAAGAAAATCTAATACGAATGAAGTTGGACTCTGTTTCAAGTATCAAAAGTCTTGATTTTGATATTCCTAATCGTGAACTGACAGTTTTTTATATTGAACAAAGTCCAGAGCAAAACGAACTACAACGCATAGAAAAAGCTATCTTTGCTCTAAATTTAGGCGCACAAACAATACACACCGAACATACAAAGCAAGATAGTTTTAGGCAAAACCAAAGTCAGAATACAGCACAAAGAAAACTGCTTTGGATTGTCTTGGGAATCAATTTTTCTTTTTTTACCATTGAAATACTTACAGGTTTAATTTCTCAATCGATGGGATTGGTGGCTGATAGTTTGGATATGTTAGCAGATGCTTTTGTATATGGAATAAGTCTGATGGCAGTAGGAAAATCGCTTCTACGAAAACAAAAAATTGCAAAAGTAGCAGGTTATTTTCAGATTGCTTTGGCGTGTATTGGCTTTGTAGAAGTTTTGAGAAGATTTTTTTCAGAGGAAACATTGCCTGATTTTCAGACAATGATTATTGTTTCGTTACTGGCTTTGTTTGCTAACGGAATTTGTCTTTATTTGATGCAAAAATCAAAAAGTAAGGACGAAATACACATAAAGGCAAGTCTGATTTTTACGTCTAACGATGTGATAATTAACACAGGTGTGATTGCAGCTGGTGTTTTGGTTTATTGTTTTAGTTCTGCTCTTCCAGATTTGATTATCGGAACGATTGTGTTTGTCCTTGTTGTTCAAGGTGCAATTCGTATCTTGAAATTGAGTAAATAA
- a CDS encoding helix-turn-helix transcriptional regulator: protein MFEKFSIQEVSRQIQAGEKSIEEITRHIPCHLHINSLEDFSVIETDPKLIEYFDIDIQELNKQGFVFLQKTVHPQDLVNAVNANLEYIENQDEMTHVSFFQRVTYPSHREKLYYTRGKVLDDKRILNLSVPVHDLELFNQSINDIYENVNFIKENLERFSLLTKKEIEVCRYLCGGGSLQDVADAMGVSIHTIKNHKINIYRKMNVHSFFRFYNFAVKFKIHK from the coding sequence ATGTTTGAAAAATTTAGTATTCAAGAAGTTTCTCGCCAAATTCAGGCAGGAGAAAAATCTATCGAAGAAATTACAAGGCATATTCCCTGTCATTTGCATATCAATTCGTTAGAAGATTTTTCAGTTATCGAAACAGACCCAAAACTGATAGAATATTTTGATATAGATATTCAAGAATTAAACAAACAAGGTTTTGTTTTTTTACAAAAAACAGTTCATCCTCAAGATTTGGTAAATGCTGTAAATGCGAATTTGGAATATATTGAAAATCAAGATGAGATGACTCATGTTTCATTTTTTCAGCGAGTTACTTATCCTTCTCATAGAGAAAAGCTCTACTATACGAGAGGAAAAGTTTTGGACGATAAACGTATTCTGAATTTGAGTGTACCTGTCCATGATTTGGAGTTATTTAATCAAAGTATCAATGATATTTATGAAAATGTCAATTTTATCAAAGAAAATTTAGAGCGTTTTAGCTTGCTAACTAAAAAGGAAATTGAAGTCTGCAGATATTTATGTGGTGGAGGTTCACTGCAAGATGTAGCAGATGCTATGGGGGTATCTATCCATACTATCAAAAATCATAAAATCAATATTTATAGGAAAATGAATGTTCATAGTTTTTTTAGATTTTATAATTTTGCTGTCAAGTTTAAGATACATAAATAA
- a CDS encoding lysophospholipid acyltransferase family protein: MIPFLIKSFARLPLWFLYLISDVLFVVVYYGKLYRKKVVLSNLQIAFPEKTQQEREKIAKAFYRNFCDFIIETLKAFHVSEDEIVRRTRPVGNSLEIAQELADKKQPFIVLATHHISWEWVSLSCSAELDVIVSPIYKKLANEQMEKLIFDMRSQFGAVPVEMRKSSKEITKKQEKAIAYILVGDQTPAGHNRQYWTEFFGKEVPFFVGAARLAPQANLPIYFVRITKPKRGYYNYSLEPLHTPPYNTDKNGNDFSILDEYSKIIEEAVRTSPENWLWTHKRWKRAKKD, translated from the coding sequence ATGATTCCATTTCTTATAAAATCTTTTGCTCGGCTACCCTTGTGGTTTCTCTACTTGATTTCTGATGTGCTTTTTGTAGTAGTATATTATGGAAAATTATACCGTAAAAAAGTAGTGTTAAGCAATTTGCAAATAGCTTTTCCAGAAAAAACGCAGCAAGAGCGAGAAAAAATTGCAAAAGCATTTTACAGAAATTTTTGTGATTTTATTATCGAAACATTAAAGGCATTTCATGTTTCGGAAGATGAAATAGTAAGACGTACTCGCCCAGTGGGAAATTCTTTGGAAATAGCTCAAGAACTAGCAGATAAAAAGCAGCCTTTTATAGTTTTGGCAACCCATCATATCAGTTGGGAATGGGTAAGTTTGTCGTGTTCGGCAGAGTTGGACGTAATTGTATCTCCTATTTATAAAAAGTTAGCCAATGAGCAAATGGAAAAGCTAATTTTTGATATGCGTTCACAATTTGGAGCAGTTCCTGTTGAGATGAGAAAATCAAGCAAAGAAATCACTAAAAAACAAGAGAAAGCCATTGCTTATATTTTAGTAGGCGACCAAACTCCAGCAGGACATAACAGACAATATTGGACAGAGTTTTTTGGAAAAGAAGTTCCTTTTTTTGTTGGTGCTGCTCGTCTTGCTCCCCAAGCAAATTTGCCCATTTATTTTGTCAGAATTACAAAGCCAAAGCGAGGATATTATAATTATTCGTTAGAACCTTTACACACTCCACCTTACAATACTGACAAAAATGGAAACGACTTCTCTATCTTAGATGAGTACTCAAAAATAATAGAAGAAGCCGTTAGAACATCGCCTGAAAATTGGCTTTGGACGCATAAGCGTTGGAAGAGAGCAAAGAAAGATTAA
- a CDS encoding efflux RND transporter periplasmic adaptor subunit: MKTNILYSFVLACLMLLCWSCEKDNTHTHDHHNTSNAGQENNNSEEQTHPVFTDEQLKKLGVETSKALLKSIPKVIEATGTIHLPPQNKALVGSVLGGKIKQILIHEGDYVKKGQTIAILENPEALKMQQEYLTVSARLAMLEADLERQRSLQNQDATTQKIVQQVQAELEMAQAQKASLAVQLRLINLSTKSLSASSIHSTFSVLAPISGMTHNIVGQLGEFIDANKSMVEILNEDHLHIEILVYEKDIDAIKEGQKVNFIPYNSPTTQPVEAIVYSISNTIDPVTKTVSIHAEIKQKLSTILRDGTLGKITIESEGQNRPTLPKDALIQEGEQFFVFIQKEKNAKGVEFDKVSIEVYTQSENEFQFLIKDTSIQKSSSELLFVNKGAYYLNASSAETIGHSH; the protein is encoded by the coding sequence ATGAAAACGAACATCCTATATTCATTCGTTCTTGCTTGTCTTATGCTTCTTTGTTGGAGTTGTGAAAAAGATAATACACATACACACGACCATCACAACACTTCGAATGCAGGTCAAGAAAATAATAATTCAGAAGAACAAACTCATCCTGTTTTTACAGATGAACAACTCAAAAAATTGGGAGTTGAAACTAGCAAAGCACTTCTCAAATCTATTCCAAAAGTCATTGAAGCTACAGGAACAATACATTTACCTCCACAAAATAAAGCATTAGTAGGAAGTGTTTTGGGTGGAAAAATCAAACAGATTTTGATTCATGAAGGAGATTATGTCAAAAAAGGACAAACAATTGCCATTCTTGAAAATCCAGAAGCACTCAAAATGCAACAAGAGTATTTGACTGTTTCAGCTCGCCTTGCCATGCTAGAGGCAGACTTAGAACGCCAAAGAAGTTTACAAAATCAAGATGCCACCACTCAAAAAATTGTACAACAAGTTCAAGCTGAATTAGAGATGGCACAGGCTCAAAAAGCGAGTTTAGCAGTCCAGCTTCGTCTCATAAATTTATCTACCAAATCACTTTCAGCAAGTTCTATTCATTCTACATTTTCTGTTCTTGCTCCTATTTCAGGCATGACGCACAATATTGTTGGACAGCTTGGAGAGTTTATAGATGCTAATAAATCTATGGTAGAAATTTTGAATGAAGACCATCTGCATATTGAAATTTTGGTCTATGAAAAGGATATTGATGCCATTAAAGAAGGACAAAAAGTAAATTTTATTCCTTATAATTCACCAACTACACAACCTGTTGAAGCCATTGTTTACTCTATTTCTAATACCATTGACCCAGTTACCAAAACAGTAAGTATTCACGCAGAAATAAAACAAAAACTTTCTACTATTCTTAGAGATGGAACACTAGGAAAAATAACGATTGAAAGTGAAGGACAAAACCGTCCTACTTTGCCAAAAGATGCTTTGATTCAAGAAGGAGAACAGTTTTTCGTATTTATTCAGAAAGAAAAAAATGCTAAAGGAGTTGAATTTGATAAAGTAAGTATTGAAGTCTATACCCAAAGTGAAAATGAATTTCAGTTTTTAATTAAAGATACTTCAATCCAAAAATCAAGCTCTGAACTTCTTTTTGTGAATAAAGGAGCATATTATTTGAATGCTTCTTCAGCTGAAACTATCGGACATTCGCATTAA
- a CDS encoding type 1 glutamine amidotransferase domain-containing protein: MSEQKEKILFVLTSHDKLGDTGKDTGYHLSEVTHPWKELYSAGYEMDFVSPKGGEAPVTAFDLSDDINKDFWENPVYNEKVKNTKKPSEVNPSDYQAIFFAGGHGTVWDFPENKELQKLAVSIYENGGIVSSICHGAAALVNIKLSDGSYLVDGKDVNSFTDDEEREQGLEDVVPFLVESKLRERGANFQKAANGEAKVVVDGRLITGQNPASATPLGQALKRELKEVEVA; encoded by the coding sequence ATGTCAGAGCAAAAAGAAAAAATTTTATTTGTCCTTACTAGCCACGACAAACTTGGCGACACAGGCAAAGACACAGGTTATCATTTAAGCGAGGTTACACACCCTTGGAAAGAACTTTATAGTGCAGGCTATGAAATGGACTTTGTAAGTCCAAAAGGAGGAGAAGCTCCTGTTACAGCATTCGATTTGAGTGATGATATAAACAAAGACTTTTGGGAAAATCCTGTATATAACGAAAAGGTAAAAAACACTAAAAAGCCCTCTGAAGTAAATCCTTCTGATTATCAAGCTATTTTCTTTGCAGGTGGACACGGCACAGTTTGGGATTTTCCAGAAAACAAGGAACTTCAAAAATTAGCCGTATCTATTTATGAAAATGGTGGAATTGTTTCTTCTATCTGTCATGGTGCAGCAGCTTTAGTCAATATAAAACTAAGTGATGGTTCATATTTAGTAGATGGAAAGGATGTAAACTCTTTTACTGACGATGAGGAAAGAGAACAAGGCTTGGAAGATGTTGTTCCATTTTTGGTAGAATCAAAACTTCGTGAGCGTGGTGCAAACTTCCAAAAAGCAGCCAATGGAGAGGCAAAAGTTGTTGTAGATGGAAGGCTCATCACAGGACAAAATCCTGCTTCAGCAACACCACTTGGGCAAGCTCTCAAAAGAGAACTCAAAGAGGTAGAAGTGGCTTAA